The Agromyces mariniharenae genome includes a window with the following:
- a CDS encoding LacI family DNA-binding transcriptional regulator, producing the protein MARVDPHPGRATTLSDVARLAGVSLATASKAINGRDQVAPATRRRVIEAAEQLSFSPNQLARSLIAGRTGTVGLLTSDLEGRFVIPILMGAEDAFGAGQVNVFLCDARGDAIREQHHLKALLNRRVDGIIVVGRQTDPRPSLGKDIPVPVVYAYAPSADPTDSSVTPDNVSGGRIATEHLLSTGRRRIAHISGDPTYAAAQDRAVGVRAALADAGLELVGDVMYSNWTEHWGRAAAAMLLAQHPDVDGIVCGSDQIARGVLDTLRDLGKEVPEDVAVIGYDNWEVLAINSRPELTSIDANLQQLGRTAAMRIFEAIDGTEPDAGVRQLPVRLVIRGSTIPRR; encoded by the coding sequence ATGGCGCGTGTGGATCCGCACCCCGGTCGAGCGACGACGCTGAGCGACGTCGCGCGTCTCGCGGGGGTCTCCCTCGCGACGGCCTCGAAGGCCATCAACGGCCGCGACCAGGTGGCCCCGGCCACGCGACGTCGCGTGATCGAGGCCGCCGAGCAGCTCTCGTTCAGCCCGAACCAGCTCGCCCGCAGCCTGATCGCCGGGCGCACCGGCACCGTGGGCCTGCTCACCAGCGACCTCGAGGGCCGGTTCGTGATCCCGATCCTCATGGGCGCCGAGGACGCGTTCGGTGCGGGCCAGGTGAACGTGTTCCTGTGCGACGCGCGCGGCGACGCGATCCGCGAGCAGCACCACCTCAAGGCGCTGCTCAACCGGCGCGTCGACGGCATCATCGTCGTGGGCCGGCAGACCGACCCGCGGCCGTCGCTCGGCAAGGACATCCCGGTGCCGGTGGTCTACGCGTACGCGCCCTCGGCCGACCCGACCGACTCGTCGGTCACGCCCGACAACGTGAGCGGCGGCCGCATCGCCACCGAGCACCTGCTGTCGACCGGGCGCCGGCGCATCGCCCACATCAGCGGCGACCCGACGTACGCGGCGGCGCAGGACCGCGCCGTGGGGGTGCGCGCGGCGCTGGCCGACGCGGGCCTGGAGCTCGTCGGCGACGTCATGTACTCGAATTGGACCGAGCACTGGGGCCGCGCGGCGGCGGCGATGCTGCTCGCGCAGCACCCCGACGTCGACGGCATCGTCTGCGGCTCCGACCAGATCGCCCGCGGCGTGCTCGACACGCTGCGCGACCTCGGCAAGGAGGTGCCCGAGGACGTCGCCGTGATCGGCTACGACAACTGGGAGGTGCTCGCGATCAACTCCCGCCCCGAGCTCACGAGCATCGACGCGAACCTCCAGCAGCTCGGCCGCACCGCCGCGATGCGCATCTTCGAGGCGATCGACGGCACGGAGCCCGACGCGGGCGTGCGGCAGCTGCCCGTGCGGCTCGTGATCCGGGGTTCGACGATCCCGCGTCGCTGA
- a CDS encoding ABC transporter substrate-binding protein, with protein MTRTYRRMTRAAALLAAGALTVGLAACAQGAEPQSNLSEAGAEGVDDGSTLTLWTRAPLEKQANLLVDAYNASHENQVELTVVPNDDYVAKVGAAAGSGGLPDLFAADIVYVPNWVEQGLFQDITANIDGLDFKDEINKGHLSAGTLDGEEYVLPFVLDLSMMFWNKELATEAGLDAEAGPANLEEYAEWAKAIQALNKPDTYGTATGLNCGGCLVFTWFPSVWADGEEVLSDDGTESLLASDTAKDVYATWKDLWDSGAVLPSSQDEAGPTWTAGFTEGKVGIQFYPATLLSSTPFDAGVAGIPGPKGGGSTFVGGDGIGISKDSKKAAQAWNFLNWLMSEDAQVQVLAKNNDVVSRADLANNEYSEKDPRLITINEVAGNGDTPVAINFQQAFNAPSSPWLTLVRNAVLGDGESVDADNDEITAVLSQ; from the coding sequence ATGACACGCACGTATCGCCGGATGACGCGGGCCGCAGCCCTGCTCGCCGCCGGCGCCCTCACCGTCGGGCTCGCCGCCTGTGCCCAGGGCGCGGAGCCCCAGAGCAACCTTTCGGAAGCCGGCGCCGAAGGCGTCGACGACGGCTCGACCCTCACCCTCTGGACCCGCGCACCCCTCGAGAAGCAGGCCAACCTGCTCGTCGACGCCTACAACGCGTCCCACGAGAACCAGGTCGAGCTCACGGTCGTGCCGAACGACGACTACGTCGCCAAGGTGGGCGCCGCGGCCGGGTCGGGTGGTCTGCCCGACCTCTTCGCGGCCGACATCGTCTACGTGCCGAACTGGGTGGAGCAGGGCCTCTTCCAGGACATCACCGCCAACATCGACGGCCTCGACTTCAAGGACGAGATCAACAAGGGCCACCTCTCGGCCGGAACGCTCGACGGCGAGGAGTACGTGCTGCCGTTCGTGCTCGACCTCTCGATGATGTTCTGGAACAAGGAGCTCGCGACCGAGGCCGGCCTCGACGCCGAGGCGGGTCCCGCGAACCTCGAGGAGTACGCCGAGTGGGCCAAGGCGATCCAGGCCCTGAACAAGCCCGACACCTACGGCACGGCCACGGGCCTGAACTGCGGCGGATGCCTCGTCTTCACGTGGTTCCCGAGCGTCTGGGCCGACGGCGAGGAGGTGCTCTCCGACGACGGCACCGAGTCGCTGCTCGCGAGCGACACCGCCAAGGACGTCTACGCCACGTGGAAGGACCTCTGGGACTCGGGTGCGGTGCTCCCGTCGTCGCAGGACGAGGCGGGCCCGACCTGGACCGCGGGCTTCACCGAGGGCAAGGTCGGCATCCAGTTCTACCCGGCCACACTGCTCTCGTCGACGCCGTTCGACGCGGGCGTCGCCGGCATCCCCGGCCCGAAGGGTGGCGGCTCGACGTTCGTCGGCGGTGACGGCATCGGCATCTCGAAGGACTCGAAGAAGGCCGCGCAGGCGTGGAACTTCCTCAACTGGCTGATGTCGGAGGATGCGCAGGTGCAGGTGCTCGCGAAGAACAACGACGTGGTCTCCCGCGCCGACCTCGCGAACAACGAGTACTCCGAGAAGGACCCGCGCCTGATCACGATCAACGAGGTGGCCGGCAACGGCGACACCCCGGTCGCGATCAACTTCCAGCAGGCGTTCAACGCGCCGTCGAGCCCGTGGCTCACGCTCGTGCGGAACGCGGTGCTCGGCGACGGGGAGTCCGTCGACGCCGACAACGACGAGATCACGGCGGTGCTCTCGCAGTAG
- a CDS encoding carbohydrate ABC transporter permease, whose product MTATLPADTTAAASGPKRRRPGRRGAITGWLYALPTALFVLLLFALPLLLVLQMSGSDWPLLGGNQGWNFPENYQDAVSNRFFWDSVWFTLKYTILTTIILLALSLGLALLVQESTRWKGLLRTSFLVPSALGLASASLLFYVLYSPIAGPFAGLMKAWGFTFLGTPDGALWSTIFLIVWRYAGFYMLLMLVGLQGIPDDVYEAARIDGASRWQTFRSVTIPLLRPTLALTTVLCVTGSLLAFEQFYILTKGGPDNSTITIVQLIYSVAFQGQNDLGVAGALSVIVLLALIVINIAQIRAFNRKAED is encoded by the coding sequence ATGACCGCCACCCTCCCCGCCGACACGACGGCCGCGGCATCCGGCCCGAAGCGTCGCCGCCCCGGCCGGCGCGGCGCGATCACCGGCTGGCTGTACGCCCTGCCGACCGCGCTCTTCGTGCTCCTCCTCTTCGCCCTCCCCCTGCTGCTCGTGCTGCAGATGTCGGGCTCCGACTGGCCGCTGCTCGGCGGCAACCAGGGCTGGAACTTCCCCGAGAACTACCAGGACGCGGTGTCGAACCGGTTCTTCTGGGACTCGGTCTGGTTCACCCTGAAGTACACGATCCTCACGACGATCATCCTGCTCGCGCTGAGCCTCGGGCTCGCGCTGCTGGTGCAGGAGTCGACGCGCTGGAAGGGGCTGCTGCGCACGTCGTTCCTCGTGCCGAGCGCCCTCGGCCTGGCATCCGCGTCGCTGCTCTTCTACGTGCTCTACTCGCCGATCGCCGGGCCGTTCGCCGGCCTGATGAAGGCGTGGGGCTTCACGTTCCTCGGCACGCCCGACGGCGCGCTGTGGTCGACCATCTTCCTCATCGTCTGGCGCTACGCGGGCTTCTACATGCTGCTCATGCTCGTGGGCCTGCAGGGCATCCCCGACGACGTGTACGAGGCCGCTCGCATCGACGGCGCCTCGCGCTGGCAGACGTTCCGGAGCGTGACCATCCCGCTGCTGCGTCCGACGCTCGCGCTCACGACCGTGCTGTGCGTCACCGGCTCGCTGCTCGCGTTCGAGCAGTTCTACATCCTCACGAAGGGCGGTCCAGACAACTCGACCATCACGATCGTGCAGCTCATCTACAGCGTCGCGTTCCAGGGCCAGAACGACCTCGGCGTCGCCGGCGCCCTCTCGGTGATCGTGCTGCTCGCGCTCATCGTGATCAACATCGCGCAGATCCGCGCGTTCAACCGGAAGGCCGAGGACTGA
- a CDS encoding carbohydrate ABC transporter permease — translation MSTTTTRRPSDESNPRSDSTVAIVAPDYRGSRRGRGRFGGAGRRGKRPAPTSFAGIAMRTPYWVVTGALALLFLYPLIWTAISSVSPLPGTNQVDGWGFGNYATLANYQAGIWVYLFNSTFVSLLTVLLTLAISLLGGYAFARFRFPGKDLLFLSTLAILMVPYTTLLIPLYVLLNAVGLSNSLVGVALVLTMFQLPFSMFMMRISFESVPRELDEAAMVDGCSSWRVLWQVLVPAVKPGLITVGLFAFLAAWNDFMAPLILISDTNRMTLPLAISNLRGQVQGVVDYGATEAGVVVLALPCILLFLILQRHYVRGFMSGAFKG, via the coding sequence ATGAGCACGACCACCACGCGTCGGCCCTCCGACGAGTCGAATCCCCGCTCCGACAGCACCGTCGCGATCGTCGCGCCCGACTACCGCGGATCGCGCCGCGGGCGGGGCCGCTTCGGGGGTGCCGGCCGCCGCGGCAAGCGACCCGCGCCGACCTCGTTCGCCGGCATCGCGATGCGCACGCCGTACTGGGTCGTGACGGGGGCGCTCGCGCTGCTCTTCCTCTACCCGCTCATCTGGACGGCGATCTCGTCGGTCTCGCCGCTGCCCGGCACGAACCAGGTCGACGGCTGGGGCTTCGGCAACTACGCGACGCTCGCGAACTACCAGGCCGGCATCTGGGTCTACCTGTTCAACTCGACGTTCGTCTCGCTGCTCACGGTGCTGCTGACGCTCGCCATCTCGCTGCTCGGCGGCTACGCGTTCGCGCGGTTCCGGTTCCCGGGCAAGGACCTGCTGTTCCTGTCCACCCTCGCGATCCTGATGGTGCCGTACACGACGCTGCTCATCCCGCTCTACGTGCTGCTCAACGCGGTGGGGCTCTCGAACTCGCTGGTCGGCGTCGCGCTCGTGCTCACGATGTTCCAGCTGCCGTTCTCGATGTTCATGATGCGCATCTCGTTCGAGTCCGTGCCGCGCGAGCTCGACGAGGCCGCCATGGTCGACGGATGCTCCAGCTGGCGCGTCCTGTGGCAGGTGCTCGTGCCGGCGGTGAAGCCCGGCCTCATCACCGTGGGACTGTTCGCCTTCCTCGCCGCCTGGAACGACTTCATGGCCCCGCTGATCCTCATCAGCGACACGAACCGGATGACCCTCCCGCTCGCAATCTCGAACCTGCGCGGCCAGGTGCAGGGCGTCGTCGACTACGGGGCCACGGAAGCCGGCGTCGTCGTGCTCGCCCTGCCCTGCATCCTCCTCTTCCTGATCCTCCAACGTCACTACGTGCGCGGCTTCATGTCGGGCGCCTTCAAGGGATGA
- a CDS encoding glycoside hydrolase family 127 protein, protein MNMTRTATTTTAHLVPVAPSSGALRPLGLDEVTITGGFWHHRQEVNGTNTLAHIEGWLEREGWLPNFDLAASGRLPEGRRGREFSDSEVYKYLEAVSWEIGRRGGDDELEARLRRIVARVAAAQEDDGYLNTQFGRPGQGPRWSDLEWGHELYCLGHLFQAAVARVRTRPDADDGLIDVARRAADLVCDVFGEGGDERICGHAEVEVGLAELGRALGEPRYVEQARLFVERHGRGTLRDIEWGRSYYQDDVAVRDAGVLRGHAVRANYLASGATDVAVETGDDELLHALDRQWDATVARRTYVTGGQGSHHQDEAFGDDWELPADRAYSETCAGVASVMFSWRLLLAQGDPRHADQIERTLFNVIETSPSAQGTAFYYANTLHQRQPGSEAEADVVSPRAHSSLRAPWFDVSCCPPNTARTFASLAAYVATADASGIQLHQYAPASIRTTLADGQEVALDVSTEYPASGVVRVRVLTDAASPWTLSLRVPAWASGASLVVRPAGSGLEQRMPAARGVVSVERPFAAGDEVVLELPVAPRFTRPDSRVDAVRGCLVVERGPEVFALESVDLAGTALEASDFADLRLDAAVEPREVADGGVVVAVVDERTGARADVPLVRYHDWAERGPSRMRVWVPVVGS, encoded by the coding sequence ATGAACATGACCCGCACCGCAACCACCACCACCGCCCACCTCGTGCCCGTCGCGCCGAGCTCGGGAGCCCTGCGCCCCCTCGGCCTCGACGAGGTGACCATCACGGGCGGGTTCTGGCACCACCGCCAGGAGGTGAACGGCACCAACACGCTCGCGCACATCGAGGGATGGCTCGAGCGCGAGGGCTGGCTGCCGAACTTCGACCTCGCGGCATCCGGCCGGCTGCCCGAGGGGCGCCGCGGACGCGAGTTCTCGGACTCCGAGGTGTACAAGTACCTCGAGGCCGTGTCGTGGGAGATCGGCCGTCGAGGCGGCGACGACGAGCTCGAGGCGCGCCTGCGCCGGATCGTCGCCCGCGTCGCCGCGGCGCAGGAGGACGACGGCTACCTGAACACGCAGTTCGGCCGGCCCGGGCAGGGGCCGCGCTGGTCCGACCTCGAGTGGGGGCACGAGCTGTACTGCCTCGGGCACCTGTTCCAGGCCGCGGTGGCCCGCGTGCGCACGCGTCCCGACGCCGACGACGGCCTCATCGACGTCGCCCGCCGCGCCGCCGACCTCGTCTGCGACGTGTTCGGCGAGGGCGGCGACGAGCGCATCTGCGGTCACGCCGAGGTGGAGGTCGGTCTCGCGGAGCTCGGCCGGGCGCTCGGCGAGCCGCGCTACGTCGAGCAGGCGCGCCTGTTCGTGGAGCGCCATGGCCGCGGCACACTGCGCGACATCGAGTGGGGCCGCTCGTACTACCAGGACGACGTCGCCGTGCGCGACGCCGGCGTGCTGCGCGGCCACGCCGTACGGGCGAACTACCTCGCGTCGGGCGCCACGGATGTCGCGGTCGAGACCGGCGACGACGAGCTGCTCCACGCGCTCGACCGCCAGTGGGACGCGACCGTCGCGCGCCGCACCTACGTCACGGGCGGGCAGGGCTCGCACCACCAGGACGAGGCGTTCGGCGACGACTGGGAGCTGCCCGCCGACCGGGCCTACTCCGAGACGTGCGCGGGCGTGGCATCCGTCATGTTCAGCTGGCGACTGCTGCTCGCGCAGGGCGACCCGCGTCACGCCGACCAGATCGAGCGAACGCTCTTCAACGTGATCGAGACGTCGCCGTCGGCGCAGGGCACGGCGTTCTACTACGCGAACACGCTGCACCAGCGGCAGCCGGGCTCCGAGGCCGAGGCCGACGTCGTGTCGCCGCGCGCCCACTCGTCGCTGCGCGCGCCGTGGTTCGACGTGTCGTGCTGCCCGCCCAACACGGCGCGCACGTTCGCGAGCCTCGCCGCCTACGTCGCGACGGCGGATGCCTCGGGCATCCAGCTGCACCAGTACGCGCCCGCGTCGATCCGCACCACGCTCGCCGACGGGCAGGAGGTCGCGCTCGACGTGTCGACCGAGTACCCGGCGTCGGGCGTCGTGCGCGTGCGCGTGCTGACGGATGCCGCGTCGCCGTGGACGCTCTCGCTGCGCGTGCCGGCGTGGGCCTCGGGTGCGTCGCTCGTGGTGCGCCCGGCCGGATCCGGCCTCGAGCAGCGCATGCCCGCCGCGCGCGGCGTCGTCTCGGTCGAGCGCCCGTTCGCCGCCGGCGACGAGGTCGTGCTCGAGCTCCCCGTCGCGCCGCGGTTCACGCGTCCCGACTCCCGGGTCGATGCGGTGCGCGGATGCCTCGTGGTGGAGCGCGGGCCCGAGGTGTTCGCGCTCGAGTCGGTCGACCTCGCGGGCACGGCGCTCGAGGCATCCGACTTCGCCGACCTGCGCCTGGACGCGGCCGTGGAGCCGCGGGAGGTCGCCGACGGCGGCGTGGTCGTGGCGGTCGTCGACGAGCGCACGGGCGCTCGCGCCGACGTGCCGCTCGTGCGCTACCACGACTGGGCCGAGCGCGGCCCGTCGCGCATGCGCGTCTGGGTGCCGGTCGTCGGGAGCTGA
- a CDS encoding beta-glucosidase: MDSITARPARGRWRRLTAVAIGVTIAAGGVVATTAAPATAEDCSAYPWMDTSKSADQRAHALLDASTQHQMYRWLVEQPANDPQRTTWTGGVVYPVQVPCTPAVIYANGPDGVYTKAGTTAWPGPIAVASTWNLALGEEKAVAHASESFDSRSAVVLGPGIASGRTPLSGRGSEYFGEDPLLSGLMAAANVKGLEHGNPDKPVVANLKHYVANEQEVDRQTSSSNMDERTLRQVYDLPYEIAITESDPGSVMCSYNQVNGVYACENPILTTSLGEQAGFDGYVMSDFGSVHSTAASLDAGLDQELNRPIWYTPVRLDAALAAGEITQAQIEQAAFDVVHTYIEKGLFDHLVPATAIPNVSTPAHKALAREIAEQSTVLLKNDGVLPLGEDAPTVAVIGQTASATPTAGVSAKTGCAWYLVFARSTALNCDAISDPLTGITQRVQQAGGQVLYANGADTAQAAAVAAQADVAIVFGHYTMGETTDLADLHLDANGDALIAAVAAASDRTVAVLNAGSAVEMPWLGDVDAVLHAWHSGEQFGPALAALLWGDVNPSAKLPMTFPKSVADTPTAGSTAQYPGVFSDGSTTRPAGSNEIRQVSYAEGLEVGYKWYDEQDIDPLFEFGYGLSYTSFEYSDLKVQVDRERRTNERAVATVSFTVTNTGDRDGTEIPQVYLTLPDAAGEPGKRLVSFDRVELAAGESTRVELVVDSAASNQPFSIWDVDADQWVSPKGRYEISVGSSSRDIRLSDTLQLNITMPAASANGRG; this comes from the coding sequence ATGGATTCGATCACCGCACGACCGGCGCGCGGCCGATGGCGGCGGCTCACGGCCGTGGCGATCGGGGTGACGATCGCCGCCGGCGGCGTCGTGGCCACGACCGCCGCACCCGCGACCGCCGAGGACTGTTCGGCGTATCCGTGGATGGACACGTCGAAGTCGGCCGACCAGCGGGCGCACGCGCTGCTGGACGCGAGCACGCAGCACCAGATGTACCGATGGCTGGTCGAGCAGCCGGCGAACGACCCGCAGCGCACGACGTGGACGGGCGGCGTCGTCTACCCAGTGCAGGTGCCGTGCACGCCCGCCGTGATCTACGCCAACGGACCCGACGGCGTCTACACGAAGGCCGGCACGACGGCGTGGCCCGGCCCCATCGCCGTCGCCTCGACGTGGAACCTCGCCCTCGGCGAGGAGAAGGCCGTCGCGCACGCGAGCGAGTCGTTCGACAGCCGCAGCGCGGTCGTGCTCGGCCCGGGCATCGCGAGTGGCCGCACGCCGCTCTCGGGCCGCGGCTCCGAGTACTTCGGCGAGGACCCGCTGCTCTCGGGGCTCATGGCCGCGGCCAACGTGAAGGGCCTCGAGCACGGCAACCCCGACAAGCCCGTCGTCGCGAACCTCAAGCACTACGTCGCGAACGAGCAGGAGGTCGACCGCCAGACGAGTTCGTCCAACATGGACGAGCGCACGCTGCGCCAGGTCTACGACCTGCCCTACGAGATCGCGATCACGGAGAGCGACCCCGGCAGCGTCATGTGCTCGTACAACCAGGTCAACGGCGTCTACGCCTGCGAGAACCCGATCCTCACGACGAGCCTCGGCGAGCAGGCCGGCTTCGACGGCTACGTCATGAGCGACTTCGGCTCGGTGCACTCGACGGCCGCGTCCCTGGACGCGGGACTCGACCAGGAGCTCAACCGCCCGATCTGGTACACGCCCGTGCGCCTCGACGCCGCGCTCGCGGCCGGCGAGATCACGCAGGCCCAGATCGAGCAGGCCGCGTTCGACGTGGTGCACACCTACATCGAGAAGGGCCTGTTCGACCATCTGGTCCCGGCGACGGCGATCCCGAACGTGTCGACGCCCGCCCACAAGGCGCTCGCCCGCGAGATCGCCGAGCAGAGCACGGTGCTGCTGAAGAACGACGGCGTGCTGCCGCTGGGCGAGGATGCCCCGACGGTCGCCGTCATCGGCCAGACCGCCTCGGCGACGCCGACCGCCGGCGTGAGCGCGAAGACCGGCTGCGCCTGGTACCTCGTGTTCGCCCGCAGCACGGCCCTCAACTGCGACGCGATCTCCGACCCGCTGACCGGCATCACCCAGCGGGTGCAGCAGGCCGGCGGACAGGTGCTCTACGCGAACGGCGCCGACACGGCGCAGGCGGCGGCCGTCGCCGCGCAGGCGGATGTCGCGATCGTCTTCGGCCACTACACGATGGGCGAGACGACCGACCTCGCCGACCTGCACCTCGACGCGAACGGCGACGCCCTCATCGCGGCGGTGGCCGCGGCATCCGACCGGACGGTCGCGGTGCTGAACGCGGGCAGCGCGGTGGAGATGCCGTGGCTCGGCGACGTCGACGCGGTGCTGCACGCCTGGCACTCGGGCGAGCAGTTCGGGCCGGCGCTCGCGGCGCTGCTCTGGGGCGACGTGAACCCGTCGGCCAAGCTGCCGATGACGTTCCCGAAGTCGGTGGCCGACACGCCCACCGCCGGTTCGACCGCGCAGTACCCGGGCGTCTTCTCGGACGGCTCGACGACGCGACCGGCGGGCTCGAACGAGATCCGCCAGGTGTCGTACGCCGAGGGCCTCGAGGTCGGCTACAAGTGGTACGACGAGCAGGACATCGACCCGCTGTTCGAGTTCGGCTACGGCCTCTCGTACACGTCGTTCGAGTACTCCGACCTGAAGGTGCAGGTCGATCGCGAGCGCCGCACGAACGAGCGCGCGGTCGCGACGGTCTCCTTCACGGTCACCAACACGGGCGACCGCGACGGCACCGAGATCCCGCAGGTGTACCTCACGCTGCCGGATGCCGCGGGCGAGCCGGGCAAGCGCCTGGTCTCGTTCGACCGCGTCGAGCTCGCAGCCGGCGAGAGCACGCGCGTCGAGCTCGTGGTGGACTCGGCGGCGAGCAACCAGCCGTTCTCGATCTGGGACGTGGACGCCGACCAGTGGGTCTCGCCGAAGGGCCGGTACGAGATCTCGGTCGGCTCGTCCTCGCGGGACATCCGGCTCTCCGACACGCTGCAGCTGAACATCACGATGCCGGCGGCATCGGCGAACGGCCGCGGCTGA
- a CDS encoding GlxA family transcriptional regulator, whose product MQRRNHRVAVLVLDGAKPLDVGIPAQIFSTRQSMPYEVRVCGAHPGMVTGGDGLSYHVADGLEAFEWAETIFIPGYRHPDREDPPADVVDALRAAHARGARLAAISTGAFALAATGLLDGRRATTHWHYTHALQARHPSISVDENVLFVDEGSVLTSAGAASGIDLCLHLVRRDHGVGLSNHVARRLVAAPYRSGGQAQYVPRALPEPLGELFAATRQWAMERLGQPLTLGDLARNANVSARTFSRRFVEDTGYTPMQWILRARIDHARELLERTDLGVEQIADRVGLGTGANLRLHFHRILGTSPSEYRHTFAAHPLVE is encoded by the coding sequence ATGCAGCGCAGGAACCACCGGGTCGCCGTGCTCGTGCTCGACGGGGCGAAGCCGCTCGACGTCGGCATCCCGGCACAGATCTTCTCGACACGGCAGAGCATGCCCTACGAGGTGCGCGTGTGCGGCGCGCATCCCGGCATGGTGACGGGCGGCGACGGGCTCTCGTACCACGTGGCCGACGGGCTCGAGGCGTTCGAGTGGGCGGAGACGATCTTCATCCCGGGCTACCGGCACCCCGACCGGGAGGATCCGCCGGCCGACGTCGTCGATGCCCTGCGCGCGGCGCACGCGCGCGGCGCCCGGCTCGCGGCGATCTCGACGGGCGCGTTCGCGCTCGCCGCGACGGGGCTGCTCGACGGACGGCGCGCCACGACGCACTGGCACTACACGCACGCGCTGCAGGCGCGGCATCCGTCGATCAGCGTCGACGAGAACGTGCTGTTCGTCGACGAGGGGAGCGTGCTCACGTCGGCAGGCGCGGCATCCGGGATCGACCTGTGCCTGCACCTCGTGCGGCGCGACCACGGCGTCGGGCTGTCGAACCACGTCGCCCGACGGCTCGTGGCCGCGCCCTACCGCAGCGGAGGCCAGGCGCAGTACGTGCCGCGCGCGCTGCCCGAGCCGCTCGGCGAGCTCTTCGCGGCGACGCGCCAGTGGGCGATGGAGCGCCTCGGGCAGCCGCTCACGCTCGGCGACCTCGCACGCAACGCGAACGTGTCGGCGCGCACGTTCTCGCGGCGCTTCGTCGAGGACACGGGCTACACGCCCATGCAGTGGATCCTGCGCGCCCGCATCGACCACGCTCGCGAGCTGCTCGAGCGCACCGACCTCGGCGTCGAGCAGATCGCCGATCGCGTCGGCCTCGGCACGGGCGCGAACCTCCGGCTGCACTTCCACCGCATCCTCGGCACGTCGCCGAGCGAGTATCGGCACACGTTCGCGGCCCACCCGTTGGTCGAGTAG